In Cotesia glomerata isolate CgM1 linkage group LG1, MPM_Cglom_v2.3, whole genome shotgun sequence, one genomic interval encodes:
- the LOC123275342 gene encoding retinol dehydrogenase 11-like isoform X2 produces MWPFSRTCQSKIRLVGKTVVITGANTGIGKETARDLYRRGARVILACRDVAKANAAVEELKTTPPSKPDREQFQGDPGELVVCKLNLCSLASVRECAKTLNDTEPNIHILINNAGVMMCPFGKTEDGYETQLQSNHLGHFLLTLLLLPKIKNSTPARIINVSSMAHSGGDIYFDDINLEKSYTPLKAYGQSKLANILFTTELSRRLKEAKIEGITVYSLHPGVISTELGRHLDTAFIRGARVFWKYVSAPFIKTPELGAQTTLHCALDEAAGKETGMYYKECAVTTPSARARDAELAQKLWDVSCKMVGLEQKDNLAEMLAILAREVSAK; encoded by the exons ATGTGGCCGTTTAGCCGTACATGTCAAAGTAAAATACGTCTAGTAGGTAAAACTGTCGTTATCACTGGAGCTAATACTGGGATTGGCAAAGAGACTGCGCGAGATCTTTACAGAAGAg GTGCGAGAGTCATTCTAGCATGCAGAGATGTTGCTAAGGCCAATGCAGCTGTAGAAGAGTTGAAAACTACGCCTCCGTCCAA gcCAGACCGCGAACAATTCCAAGGAGACCCAGGTGAATTGGTTGTATGTAAGCTAAATCTTTGCAGTTTAGCAAGTGTACGAGAATGCGCGAAAACTCTGAACGACACCGAGCCGAATATTCACATCCTTATAAACAATGCCGGTGTTATGATGTGTCCGTTTGGAAAAACAGAAGATGGATACGAAACTCAACTTCAGTCTAACCATCTTGGACATTTTTTGCTAACTCTTTTATTGCTtccgaaaataaaaaattcaactccAGCACGAATTATAAATGTTTCTTCTATGGCGCACTCTg GTGGTGACATTTATTTCGACGAtataaatttggaaaaatctTACACTCCATTAAAAGCTTATGGACAAAGCAAACTggctaatattttatttacaacagAGTTATCTCGTCGTTTAAAAg aagCCAAAATAGAAGGAATTACAGTTTATTCATTACATCCCGGTGTAATTTCAACGGAATTAGGGCGTCATTTAGACACGGCATTTATCAGAGGAGCTAGAGTCTTTTGGAAATACGTATCGGCTCCATTCATCAAGACTCCGGAACTAGGTGCTCAAACCACCTTGCATTGTGCTTTAGACGAAGCTGCCGGTAAAGAAACCGGAATGTATTACAA ggaATGCGCAGTTACAACTCCATCGGCTAGAGCTAGAGATGCAGAGCTAGCGCAGAAGTTGTGGGATGTAAGCTGTAAAATGGTCGGACTTGAACAGAAAGATAATTTGGCTGAAATGTTGGCTATACTCGCACGCGAAGTGTCAGCTAAATAG
- the LOC123275342 gene encoding retinol dehydrogenase 11-like isoform X1 translates to MWPFSRTCQSKIRLVGKTVVITGANTGIGKETARDLYRRGARVILACRDVAKANAAVEELKTTPPSKPDREQFQGDPGELVVCKLNLCSLASVRECAKTLNDTEPNIHILINNAGVMMCPFGKTEDGYETQLQSNHLGHFLLTLLLLPKIKNSTPARIINVSSMAHSVLGGDIYFDDINLEKSYTPLKAYGQSKLANILFTTELSRRLKEAKIEGITVYSLHPGVISTELGRHLDTAFIRGARVFWKYVSAPFIKTPELGAQTTLHCALDEAAGKETGMYYKECAVTTPSARARDAELAQKLWDVSCKMVGLEQKDNLAEMLAILAREVSAK, encoded by the exons ATGTGGCCGTTTAGCCGTACATGTCAAAGTAAAATACGTCTAGTAGGTAAAACTGTCGTTATCACTGGAGCTAATACTGGGATTGGCAAAGAGACTGCGCGAGATCTTTACAGAAGAg GTGCGAGAGTCATTCTAGCATGCAGAGATGTTGCTAAGGCCAATGCAGCTGTAGAAGAGTTGAAAACTACGCCTCCGTCCAA gcCAGACCGCGAACAATTCCAAGGAGACCCAGGTGAATTGGTTGTATGTAAGCTAAATCTTTGCAGTTTAGCAAGTGTACGAGAATGCGCGAAAACTCTGAACGACACCGAGCCGAATATTCACATCCTTATAAACAATGCCGGTGTTATGATGTGTCCGTTTGGAAAAACAGAAGATGGATACGAAACTCAACTTCAGTCTAACCATCTTGGACATTTTTTGCTAACTCTTTTATTGCTtccgaaaataaaaaattcaactccAGCACGAATTATAAATGTTTCTTCTATGGCGCACTCTg TTCTAGGTGGTGACATTTATTTCGACGAtataaatttggaaaaatctTACACTCCATTAAAAGCTTATGGACAAAGCAAACTggctaatattttatttacaacagAGTTATCTCGTCGTTTAAAAg aagCCAAAATAGAAGGAATTACAGTTTATTCATTACATCCCGGTGTAATTTCAACGGAATTAGGGCGTCATTTAGACACGGCATTTATCAGAGGAGCTAGAGTCTTTTGGAAATACGTATCGGCTCCATTCATCAAGACTCCGGAACTAGGTGCTCAAACCACCTTGCATTGTGCTTTAGACGAAGCTGCCGGTAAAGAAACCGGAATGTATTACAA ggaATGCGCAGTTACAACTCCATCGGCTAGAGCTAGAGATGCAGAGCTAGCGCAGAAGTTGTGGGATGTAAGCTGTAAAATGGTCGGACTTGAACAGAAAGATAATTTGGCTGAAATGTTGGCTATACTCGCACGCGAAGTGTCAGCTAAATAG
- the LOC123275338 gene encoding cytochrome P450 302a1, mitochondrial: protein MKMHLNRSCQRLFGGAKNYSSCTATGFKLNPRPFEDIPGPKSLPIIGTLYKYLPYIGEYNFNKLHKNGFKKLSKYGPLVKEEIVSGVNIVWVFRPEDIAEIFKAEAGKHPERHSHLALLKYRKDRSHVYNSGGLLPTNGSDWWRIRKEFQKALSKPQNIINYINVIDNVVRQFVKLCGDKKYDDLLSLISRLFLELTCLVAFDVSMNSFSVAEMQVNSRSSKLIDAALTTNSAILKLDNGIQLWKYFKTPLYKKLCTSQKLMEEVAIELVNKKIDDMKNKPVSTNESLLEIYLKNENLDVKDVVGMACDMLLAGVDTTSYSLAFALFHLGNNPTVLEKLQTEAARLLVDDAPITAATLRDATYTKAVIKETFRMNPISVGVGRILAVDTVLNNFHIPAGTIVVTQNQVTCRLPEYFDNPNSFLPERWLRDDKNKTKNGASVHPYLVLPFGHGPRSCIARRLAEQNLQMVLLRLSKEYNFKWKGGLLDNVSLLINKPDLPIKMEFTSKNNDQLLT, encoded by the exons ATGAAGATGCATTTAAATCGTTCGTGTCAGCGATTATTCGGCGGAGCGAAAAATTACAGCTCATGTACTGCAACcggttttaaattaaatcctCGTCCATTTGAAGATATTCCTGGACCAAAATCACTCCCTATTATTGGCACTTTGTATAAGTATCTTCCTTACATAG gagaatacaattttaacaaattgcaCAAAAAtggtttcaaaaaattgagtaAATACGGTCCATTAGTTAAGGAAGAAATAGTATCCGGTGTTAATATAGTTTGGGTATTTCGACCGGAAGATATTGCAGAAATATTCAAAGCTGAGGCTGGAAAGCATCCAGAGAGACATAGTCATTTAGCGCTTCTTAAATACCGAAAGGATAGAAGCCATGTATACAACTCGGGAGGTCTTTTGCCCAC aaatggGTCAGACTGGTGGCGAATAAGAAAAGAATTTCAAAAGGCGTTGAGTAAACCACAgaacattattaattatatcaatgtAATTGATAATGTTGTGCgacaatttgttaaattatgtGGAGACAAAAAATACGATGACCTTTTATCATTGATATCGCGACTTTTTCTTGAAT taacGTGTTTAGTCGCATTCGATGTCTCGATGAACAGTTTTTCCGTAGCAGAGATGCAAGTTAACTCTCGCAGTTCAAAATTAATCGACGCGGCATTGACGACCAATAGCGCGATATTGAAATTGGACAATGGAATTCAACTTTGGAAATATTTTAAGACTCCACTGTACAAAAAATTGTGTACGAGCCAAAAATTAATGGAAGA agtCGCCATTGAAttggtaaataaaaaaatagatgacATGAAAAATAAACCAGTGTCCACCAACGAATCTttgttagaaatttatttaaaaaacgaaaatttagATGTAAAAGACGTCGTGGGAATGGCCTGCGACATGTTACTGGCCGGAGTcgacaca aCTAGCTACAGCCTTGCCTTTGCGCTCTTCCACTTGGGAAATAATCCCACAGTGCTAGAGAAACTCCAGACTGAAGCTGCGAGGCTATTAGTCGATGATGCTCCGATAACCGCAGCTACACTGCGTGATGCGACTTACACCAAGGCTGTAATCAAAGAAACTTTTCGTATGAATCCAATTTCTGTTGGTGTTGGGCGCATCCTTGCTGTGGATACTGTTTTAAATAACTTCCACATACCCGCAgga ACAATTGTGGTAACGCAAAATCAAGTTACTTGTCGTTTACCAGAATACTTTGACAACCCAAATTCATTTCTACCCGAAAGATGGTTGCgagatgataaaaataaaacaaagaacGGAGCTTCTGTACATCCTTATCTAGTTTTGCCATTTGGACACGGTCCTAGATCATGTATCGCACGCAGATTAGCTGAGCAAAACCTTCAAATGGTTCTTTTAcgg cTAAGTAAGgaatataatttcaaatggAAAGGAGGTTTGCTTGATAACGTAtctctattaataaataaaccagATTTACCTATCAAAATGGAGTTTACTTCGAAAAACAATGATCAACTACTTACGTGA
- the LOC123275339 gene encoding 26S proteasome regulatory subunit 7, translating to MPDHLGDDMRKIKEEEKEEKEIKSLDEGDIQLLKTYGQGQYTKSIKGVEEDIQTIIKRVNELTGIKESDTGLAPPALWDLAADKQTLQNEQPLQVARCTKIINADSDDPKYIINVKQFAKFVVDLADSVAPTDIEEGMRVGVDRNKYQIHIPLPPKIDSTVTMMQVEEKPDVTYSDVGGCKEQIEKLREVVETPLLHPEKFVNLGIEPPKGVLLFGPPGTGKTLCARAVANRTDACFIRVIGSELVQKYVGEGARMVRELFEMARSKKACLIFFDEIDAIGGARFDDGAGGDNEVQRTMLELINQLDGFDPRGNIKVLMATNRPDTLDPALMRPGRLDRKVEFGLPDLEGRTHIFKIHARSMSVERDIRFELLARLCPNSTGAEIRSVCTEAGMYAIRARRKVATEKDFLDAVSKVIKSYAKFSATPKYMTYN from the exons ATGCCAGATCATTTGGGAGATGATATGAGAAAAATTAAAGAGGAGGAAAAAGAAGAGAAAGAGATTAAAT CTCTTGACGAAGGCGATATTCAATTATTGAAGACTTat ggTCAAGGGCAGTACACAAAGTCTATCAAAGGAGTAGAGGAAGACATTCagacaattattaaaagagTAAATGAATTGACTGGAATTAAAGAGTCAGACACTGGGTTGGCTCCTCCAGCTCTGTGGGACTTGGCAGCAGATAAACAAACCCTGCAAAATGAACAACCATTACAAGTTGCCCGCTGTACAAAAATCATCAACGCGGACTCTGATGATCCAAAGTACATCATCAATGTGAAACAGTTTGCCAAGTTCGTTGTTGATCTCGCGGACTCGGTAGCACCTACTGACATTGAGGAAGGAATGAGAGTCGGAGTTGATAGGAATAAGTACCAAATTCATATCCCACTGCCTCCCAAGATCGATTCTACTGTCACCATGATGCAGGTTGAAGAAAAACCTGATGTCACTTACAGTGACGTTGGTGGATGCAAAGAACAAATCGAAAAACTACGAGAAGTTGTCGAAACACCCTTGTTAcac ccGGAGAAATTTGTCAACTTGGGTATTGAACCACCAAAAGGAGTTTTATTATTCGGCCCACCTGGTACCGGTAAAACTTTGTGTGCTCGTGCTGTTGCTAATCGAACCGATGCTTGTTTCATTCGTGTCATTGGTTCAGAATTGGTTCAAAAATATGTTGGAGAg ggAGCTAGAATGGTAAGAGAATTATTCGAAATGGCAAGAAGTAAAAAAGCTTGTTTAATATTCTTCGACGAAATTGATGCTATCGGAGGTGCTCGATTTGACGATGGGGCTGGTGGTGATAATGAAGTCCAACGTACTATGTTGGAGCTTATTAATCAACTTGATGG TTTTGATCCACGAGGAAACATCAAAGTACTGATGGCGACCAACCGACCGGACACTTTGGATCCAGCGCTCATGCGTCCCGGTCGTCTGGACAGAAAAGTTGAATTTGGTCTTCCTGACTTGGAGGGCCGGACCCACATCTTCAAGATCCACGCTCGCTCTATGAGTGTAGAACGTGACATCAGATTTGAACTTCTTGCACGTCTTTGTCCTAACAGTACTGGAGCTGAAATCAGGTCGGTTTGCACAGAAGCTGGAATGTACGCGATCCGTGCCAGACGTAAGGTAGCCACCGAAAAAGACTTCCTCGATGCCGTCAGCAAGGTTATCAAGTCCTATGCAAAATTCTCCGCTACTCCTAAATATATGACTTACAACTAa
- the LOC123275343 gene encoding endocuticle structural glycoprotein ABD-4-like, whose amino-acid sequence MKFLIISFAILGCAFAQFSGNYRPYQRPGAPRPIPQPQFQPQFQPQQPQYQPQGQFSPSGPTIPIRSQTQDSSPDGSYQFSYETDNGISVSESGSPKGAPTPEGQAEIVQGRYSYVAPDGTPITVEYYADETGFHATGNHIPTPPPIPEAIQRAIASLPPSNEGQYQEEQYNNRLFNQNIGGPFRKF is encoded by the exons ATGAAGTTTTTA ATCATTAGCTTTGCCATTCTTGGCTGCGCATTCGCTCAATTCAGCGGTAATTATCGGCCTTATCAAAGACCTGGTGCTCCGAGACCGATTCCCCAACCACAATTTCAGCCTCAGTTTCAACCTCAGCAGCCTCAATATCAACCACAAGGACAATTtag tccAAGTGGGCCGACAATTCCAATTCGTAGTCAAACTCAAGACTCATCACCTGATGGCTCATATCAATTCAGTTATGAAACTGACAACGGAATTTCAGTGTCTGAAAGTGGAAGTCCCAAAGGAGCACCAACTCCCGAAGGACAAGCTGAA ATCGTTCAAGGACGGTACTCTTACGTAGCCCCTGACGGCACGCCAATAACCGTTGAGTATTACGCAGATGAAACTGGATTTCACGCAACAGGTAATCATATTCCGACTCCACCCCCGATCCCAGAAGCGATTCAACGCGCAATTGCTTCACTTCCACCCAGCAATGAAGGCCAGTACCAAGAGGAGCAGTACAATAACCGCCTGTTTAATCAGAACATAGGTGGACCATTCCGTAAATTCTAA
- the LOC123267766 gene encoding endocuticle structural glycoprotein SgAbd-1-like, whose translation MKVFLAVLALATIVSAQVKYPQYNPDYYGRRYAILRQNHDQNIDGSYAYSYDTENGISVAEQGSRKNLGVGGEAEVVRGQYSYTAPDGTPILVTYVADENGFQAAGAHLPTPPPIPAAIQRALAYNAAHPEEEEPYNRRFFGQKK comes from the exons ATGAAAGTTTTC TTAGCAGTTTTGGCTCTGGCGACAATAGTCAGCGCGCAGGTGAAATATCCTcaatataatccagattactaTGGACGTCGTTACGCAATTCTTCGACAGAATCACGATCAAAATATCGACGGCTCTTACGCTTAcag TTACGACACGGAGAATGGTATATCTGTAGCAGAGCAGGGAAGCCGAAAAAACTTGGGCGTGGGAGGAGAAGCCGAAGTTGTAAGAGGTCAATACAGCTACACCGCGCCCGACGGTACACCGATCTTAGTGACTTATGTGGCCGATGAGAATGGATTTCAAGCGGCTGGTGCCCACCTGCCAACACCACCACCCATACCCGCCGCAATCCAGCGAGCCTTAGCCTACAATGCAGCCCATCCCGAGGAAGAGGAGCCTTACAACCGAAGATTCTTTGGGCAGAAAAAGTAA
- the LOC123262659 gene encoding larval cuticle protein LCP-17-like produces MKFIIISLAVIAAVSAQQYAEQTQPPIPIVKQSQDVSPDGNYKYEYETGNGIQAQETGTLVNGPEGPAVVAQGAYRYTDDQGNIFQVTYLADENGFQPQGDHLPVAPPIPEAIQRSLEYIRTHPQPQEQ; encoded by the exons atgaAGTTCATT ATTATTTCTTTGGCCGTAATTGCCGCAGTATCTGCTCAGCAGTACGCCGAGCAAACCCAACCACCGATCCCAATCGTCAAACAGAGCCAGGACGTGTCACCCGACGGTAATTACAAATACGAATACGAAACTGGCAACGGTATCCAGGCTCAAGAGACCGGAACATTGGTAAACGGTCCAGAAGGACCTGCTGTCGTCGCTCAAGGAGCATACCGGTACACAGATGATCAAGGTAACATCTTCCAAGTGACCTACCTCGCCGACGAGAACGGATTCCAGCCACAAGGTGACCACCTTCCGGTAGCTCCTCCAATTCCGGAAGCCATCCAACGTTCTCTTGAGTACATCAGAACCCACCCTCAACCACAAGAACAATGA
- the LOC123271037 gene encoding flexible cuticle protein 12-like, translating into MKFFVIVFAVVAVAAAQHQAEPVPIAILRQSHDQSPEGSYQYSYDTEHGIHVDEAGQPGPLTKDGTQPITVRGSFSFVGNDGVTYGVTYTADETGYHPEGAHLPVAPAIPEEILRALEYNAAHPEEDDGTVSGSFQPTVPVRSAPVAPVPSVVGRQPQGFKPFQTRRF; encoded by the exons ATGAAATTCTTc GTTATCGTCTTCGCGGTGGTCGCAGTAGCTGCTGCTCAACACCAAGCCGAGCCAGTGCCGATCGCTATTTTGCGTCAATCGCACGACCAGTCACCGGAGGGCTCTTACCAGTACAGCTACGATACCGAGCACGGAATCCACGTCGACGAGGCTGGACAACCTGGACCATTGACTAAAGACGGAACTCAGCCAATCACCGTCCGCGGATCATTCAGCTTCGTTGGCAATGACGGCGTTACTTACGGAGTAACTTACACTGCTGACGAAACCGGATACCATCCCGAAGGTGCCCATCTTCCAGTCGCTCCAGCTATCCCCGAAGAAATTCTTCGTGCTCTCGAATACAACGCGGCTCATCCCGAGGAAGACGATGGTACCGTAAGTGGCAGCTTCCAACCAACAGTCCCTGTCAGATCTGCTCCAGTAGCTCCAGTTCCTTCAGTCGTTGGCAGACAACCTCAAGGTTTCAAGCCCTTCCAAACACGTCGTTTCtaa